The Sphingobium sp. JS3065 genomic sequence ACGCTGACCCGGCCGGAGCACGCTGCTGGCCGTCAAGGCGTTGATCGTCCGGAAACGGTCCGTCGCGTAATCCGCATAAGCCATCCGCTTGGCGAGCGACTGGACAGTGTCGCCAGCCTTTACGGTGACGACGTCGACCCTACGCGGCTTGATCGCAGCCGCCTCCTGCGGGGAAAGGCGCTGCACCGACTGGACCATGGCCGAAAAGGGGCCGAATCCCTGACCCGCCGCCGTCAGCAGCAGGAAATGATAGGCTTTCCCGCCACCGAAATCATAAGCGAAGACGGTCGCATCGACCTGGCTGGACTGGGTGCTGGCCCGGACGGTGCGCCAGGCCGCGGGAAGCCCGTTCACCGTGGTGCGGCGGACCTCGCCGGGCGGAACGCCGCCATTGCCGCCGCCCAGCTTCGCGAAGACCGAACCGATATAGGCGGACAGATCGCCATTATAGGCAGCGGCGCCGAACTGCGCCTGCCCGCCCGATCCCGCGACGGTCACGGCGCTTGCGCCATTTTCCATGCCGAAGCCCGAAGGCGCGGTGAAGCTCAGCTTCAAATCGGGATGACGGAAACGGTTGCCCTCGATCACGCCCTGTTTCGGATCGTCGCCGTATAATATGCCGTCCAAGGCATTCAGAAACGCATCCCGGTTGCGCACGGTGCCGGTCGACCCGCTGGCGGTGGCATTGCGCGCCGCCCGCCCGACGCGGGAGGCCGGATCGGGGTGCGTGCTGGCCCATTCCGGCACGGAGCGCGAACTGCCCGCGACCCTGGCGTCCAGGCTGCTCTGCGCCGCGAGGGAGGCCAGCATGGTCGAGAGAGCCTTGGGATCGTAGCCGCCCGAAGCGAGGTAACGAATGCCCAGATCGTCCGC encodes the following:
- a CDS encoding M48 family metalloprotease, producing MKHLSSLAYAGLGLIALAAAPSAISQQRAIRTVSSISPQEKEAGAKQHPQLLNEFSGAYAGPQAKYVEGVGRRIAVQSGLSNAQGDFTVTLLNSPVNNAFAIPGGYVYVTRQLLALMNDEAELAGVLGHEIGHVAAQHGQRRQQAAQRNAIGGTLLQVLTGALLGDSGLTGLLQKGIGQGSQLLTLKFSRSQEYEADDLGIRYLASGGYDPKALSTMLASLAAQSSLDARVAGSSRSVPEWASTHPDPASRVGRAARNATASGSTGTVRNRDAFLNALDGILYGDDPKQGVIEGNRFRHPDLKLSFTAPSGFGMENGASAVTVAGSGGQAQFGAAAYNGDLSAYIGSVFAKLGGGNGGVPPGEVRRTTVNGLPAAWRTVRASTQSSQVDATVFAYDFGGGKAYHFLLLTAAGQGFGPFSAMVQSVQRLSPQEAAAIKPRRVDVVTVKAGDTVQSLAKRMAYADYATDRFRTINALTASSVLRPGQRVKIVTW